Proteins encoded in a region of the Dromaius novaehollandiae isolate bDroNov1 chromosome 18, bDroNov1.hap1, whole genome shotgun sequence genome:
- the TMEM100 gene encoding transmembrane protein 100, producing MTNEPIKEILGAPKHPDPVTSEKSNNNDCVITTIPLVSECQLTAATGGAELSCYRCTIPFGVVILIAGVVVTAVAYSFNSHGSIISVFGLVLLSSGLLLLASSAVCWKIRQQNKKAKRRESQTALVAHQRTLFG from the coding sequence ATGACAAACGAACCTATTAAAGAGATCCTGGGAGCGCCGAAGCATCCTGATCCCGTAACCTCTGAGAAGAGCAATAACAATGACTGTGTGATAACCACCATCCCCCTGGTCAGTGAATGCCAGCTGACGGCAGCGACGGGGGGAGCAGAGCTCTCCTGCTACCGCTGCACCATCCCCTTTGGCGTGGTCATCCTCATAGCTGGCGTCGTGGTTACTGCTGTGGCATACAGCTTCAATTCCCATGGATCGATCATCTCGGTGTTTGGATTGGTCCTCTTGTCATCGGGACTCCTTTTGCTGGCTTCTAGCGCGGTGTGCTGGAAAATTAGGCAGCAAAATAAGAAAGCGAAGAGGCGGGAGAGTCAGACAGCACTTGTGGCACATCAGCGAACCTTGTTCGGGTAA
- the PCTP gene encoding phosphatidylcholine transfer protein, translating into MERGSPRLRPPPRFSEEQFRAACRELDEPEPAPAGSAWELLVQSMGVRIYRRPHEQSGLYDYKIFGGLADCPPELCAKVYMDLGFRKQWDQYVQELYEKTYGGDKIIYWEVKYPFPFSNRDYVYVRECRVMDVDGRKIWVVLAQSVSVPQCPEKPGIVRVESYKQSLAIESDGKTGSKVYMYYFDNPGGMIPSWLVNWAAKSGVPAFLEDMQAACRNYSRST; encoded by the exons ATGGAGCGGGGGTCGCCAcggctgcggccgccgccgcgcttcTCGGAGGAGCAGTTCCGGGCCGCCTGCCGGGAGCTGGACGAGCCGGagccggcgccggcggggagcgcctgggagctgctggtgcaGAGCATGGGCGTGCGCATCTACCGGCGGCCGCACGAG caaTCAGGACTTTATGACTACAAAATCTTTGGTGGTCTTGCTGACTGTCCACCAGAACTGTGTGCAAAGGTCTATATGGATTTAGGTTTTAGAAAACAATGGGATCAGTACGTTCAAG AACTGTATGAGAAAACTTATGGTGGTGACAAAATAATCTACTGGGAAGTGAAGTAcccttttcctttctcaaacAGAGAT TATGTCTATGTTCGTGAATGTCGAGTGATGGATGTTGATGGGCGGAAGATCTGGGTTGTGTTAGCTCAAAGTGTGTCTGTTCCTCAGTGCCCAGAAAAGCCTGGTATTGTCAGAGTTGAAAGCTATAAACAAAGTCTTGCAATTGAAAGTGATGGCAAGACGGGATCTAAAG TCTATATGTACTATTTTGATAATCCTGGTGGCATGATTCCATCGTGGCTGGTCAACTGGGCTGCCAAG agtGGTGTGCCTGCTTTCTTGGAAGACATGCAAGCAGCTTGCCGTAATTATTCCAGGAGCACATAG